From Nitrososphaerales archaeon:
AGGTACGCTATTCAACCTTGTAAAGATGGTCGAATCCCTACCCACGATTCTGTTGAATAGTTCTTCAGAGGCTATACGTCTATGCTCCGATAAGGGTGAATTGTACGAATCTTTAAGAAAGGCCCGGATCAGAATTCCGAACACGAAGAGGTGTAGATTTGTCGATGGGTTGAATTCTGCTTACAGGGTTGTGAAGGATATAGGTCTGCCAGTCGTGTTTAAACCCATAGATGGTGTAGGTTGCTCCGGCTTAACTATAGTGAATGATTACGATCGAGTCGAATACGCATTCGATCGGGTAAAGAGTGCTTCGAGCAGTGAGGATTACTTGATTCAAGAGTTTATTCACGGTATCCCGGCGAGTGTGAGTTTGATCTGTAATAGTAAAGGTTGCAAGGCTCTGACTTTGAATCTCCAGAGAATAGTACTTCATGAAAGTCCCAGTTACATGGGTGGTATGGTACCCTTTATACATGAGCATGGTGAATCTGCCCTAAGAATGAGTGAATATGTTGTAAATTTAATTTCAGGACTTCGGGGTTATGTAGGTGTGGATTTAATCCTCTCACCAGACGGGCCTGTAATAATGGAGGTGAACCCTCGCCTAACGGTATCTTACGTAGGCTTGAGGTTTGTAGGTAGTGAAAATCCCGCATCCCTGATATTAAACTCTATCGTGAATAATGAGTTGCCAGAAAGGTTCAACACACATGGTTACGCATCATTTTCAAAGGTTTACATGAAGGATGTGAATAGAGAGGGGCTCCTAAGGGCTTACTCTCTGGATGGTGTCTTGGCACCGCCCTTCAAGATCAGGAGGAGGGGGCCGTACTGTGGCTTTATCTTAGGATGGGGTGAGAGTGTTGCCAATGCCGAATCCTCTCTGGAAGAGGTAAGGAAGGGCCTGATCGATGTAATGGACACTAAAGAATATCCCTAAAAGATGGTTGTGAGGAGGTATTTTTTGTATTGGTTATATTAGCTACAGCAATGACGATAGATTCCTACATGATCTTCTATATCGGTTATATCGGTTCCATTAAAATCTCAAGGCGATCCACTTTTAGAGCTTAAATTTAAATAATCCACCGTAGTATGGTCTCTCATGCCATCAGAAGAGAGTAAATTATCAAGAAGAGAATACTTAAAGTATCTTAGCTCTTTCATCGTAGGCGCAGCGATATCTGGTGGTGGTGTCGCTTCTTACTACGCATCTTTACCACCAGCTAAAGAAATTGTTACGAGGACAATCACCGAGACCTTATCGGGACCTACTGTAACAAAGACCGTCACCATGACGATTACTCCAACGCCTGCACCTTTACCTTCACCTTCTCCTACTCCTTCTCCTACACCAACACCCTCACCCTCGCCCACACCTCCTACACAAGTGAAGAGGTTCAGTTGGGGGACATCTTCTGTTGGCACGATGGGGCATAAAGCACTCGTCGGAATAGCCACGCTCTT
This genomic window contains:
- a CDS encoding ATP-grasp domain-containing protein, with protein sequence MKVAIFEYISGGGFLDKPIDTSILSEGYAMLTSILRDFKEAGHTTITILDHRIAKFNPPIKADKILTVSSSDGFEKTILKAIEYSDASLIIAPESQGTLFNLVKMVESLPTILLNSSSEAIRLCSDKGELYESLRKARIRIPNTKRCRFVDGLNSAYRVVKDIGLPVVFKPIDGVGCSGLTIVNDYDRVEYAFDRVKSASSSEDYLIQEFIHGIPASVSLICNSKGCKALTLNLQRIVLHESPSYMGGMVPFIHEHGESALRMSEYVVNLISGLRGYVGVDLILSPDGPVIMEVNPRLTVSYVGLRFVGSENPASLILNSIVNNELPERFNTHGYASFSKVYMKDVNREGLLRAYSLDGVLAPPFKIRRRGPYCGFILGWGESVANAESSLEEVRKGLIDVMDTKEYP